One region of Drosophila teissieri strain GT53w chromosome 2L, Prin_Dtei_1.1, whole genome shotgun sequence genomic DNA includes:
- the LOC122626192 gene encoding vitelline membrane protein Vm34Ca yields MKCIAIVSTICLLAAFVAADKEDKMLGSSYGGGYGKPAAAPAPSYAAPAAAPQAYAAPAAPSYAAAPVSIPAPPCPKNYLFSCQPNLAPVPCSAPAPSYGSAGAYSQYAPVYAPQPIQW; encoded by the coding sequence ATGAAGTGCATCGCCATCGTCTCCACCATCTGCCTGCTGGCCGCTTTCGTTGCCGCCGATAAGGAGGACAAGATGCTCGGCTCCTCCTACGGTGGTGGCTACGGCAAGCccgccgctgctcctgctccgtcCTACGCCGCTCCGGCTGCCGCTCCCCAGGCCTACGCCGCCCCAGCTGCTCCATCCTACGCCGCCGCTCCGGTCTCGATCCCGGCTCCTCCCTGCCCCAAGAACTACCTGTTCAGCTGCCAGCCCAACCTGGCCCCAGTGCCATGCAGCGCCCCAGCTCCCAGCTACGGATCCGCCGGTGCCTACTCGCAGTACGCCCCCGTCTACGCCCCTCAGCCCATCCAGTGGTAG
- the LOC122624691 gene encoding FAD synthase — translation MKLASQFWHKVCRHYHASRGLYVPTVEKSESNDQLRHKLEHSEEVIKRAMTLYKPNEMMLSFNGGKDCTVLLDILARMTSLTTSMPLGAVYVKSANPFEELETFVDNSVQRYGLQLRIYQGALKVAFEQLIAEDSQVKAIFLGCRRSDPEGFDLCDMAPTNNGWPAMMRIFPLLEWSYHDIWSYLRSNNLPYCCLYDRGYTSLGDRSSTRLNPNLLSYDEKLGKMTYRPAYELEDVLLERINRDGHGQVSVSGTKQ, via the coding sequence ATGAAACTCGCTTCGCAATTTTGGCACAAAGTCTGCCGTCATTATCATGCAAGCCGTGGGTTGTACGTTCCAACAGTTGAAAAGAGCGAATCGAATGACCAACTGAGGCACAAGCTCGAGCACTCTGAGGAGGTAATAAAACGGGCTATGACTTTGTATAAACCAAATGAGATGATGCTGTCCTTTAATGGTGGCAAGGATTGCACGGTCTTGCTGGATATTTTAGCCAGGATGACGTCACTGACGACCTCAATGCCCCTGGGAGCGGTTTACGTGAAGTCTGCAAATCCATTTGAGGAGCTTGAGACGTTTGTGGATAATTCTGTCCAGCGCTATGGACTACAACTAAGGATATACCAAGGAGCCCTTAAGGTTGCCTTCGAGCAGCTGATAGCCGAGGATTCCCAGGTGAAGGCAATCTTCCTTGGCTGCCGGCGCAGCGATCCCGAAGGCTTTGATCTATGCGATATGGCACCTACCAACAACGGATGGCCAGCGATGATGCGGATCTTCCCGCTGCTTGAGTGGAGCTACCACGACATTTGGAGCTACTTGCGCTCCAACAATCTGCCCTACTGCTGCCTCTACGATCGGGGCTACACATCATTAGGGGATCGCAGTTCAACCCGTCTTAATCCCAACCTGCTGTCTTACGACGAAAAGCTGGGCAAGATGACTTATCGGCCAGCCTACGAATTGGAGGATGTGCTCCTGGAGCGGATCAACCGGGATGGGCATGGCCAGGTCTCAGTCAGCGGAACCAAACAATAA
- the LOC122624701 gene encoding uncharacterized protein LOC122624701 has translation MWNKPYMGILIFCVMASGGRVIPTELRYSQLGQEPLATANNSEVSTTDRLGLLQETSSVAPDFEYALLGEDPQDQQWFRVSLTPKTNKTVYRAQFATRKHPPFNSQVAHRHDKTIQDLLNWLDRSEDQSLWKVYRDLLEYTPQAQSSSQEYSNGNEIEKAKKVSKKQECHRRNHRLLLVDDEGTSTTTSSTPSKSPTQATHELVYFLKGPK, from the exons ATGTGGAACAAACCGTATATGGGAATACTAATTTTTTGTGTGATGGCCAGCGGTGGAAGAGTCATACCCACCGAGTTGAGATACTCTCAATTGGG ACAAGAACCGTTAGCGACAGCCAACAACAGTGAGGTGTCCACCACTGATCGTTTGGGTCTCCTGCAGGAGACTTCCTCGGTAGCTCCGGACTTTGAATACGCCCTACTGGGTGAGGATCCGCAAGATCAGCAATGGTTTCGCGTCAGCCTTACACCGAAaaccaacaaaactgtgtaCCGGGCACAGTTCGCTACTCGAAAGCATCCGCCCTTCAATTCGCAAGTTGCCCACCGACATGATAAGACCATTCAGGATCTGCTCAACTGGCTGGACCGTTCCGAGGATCAGAGTCTGTGGAAAGTTTATCGTGATCTGTTGGAGTACACGCCACAGGCACAGTCATCCAGCCAGGAGTATTCCAATGGTAATGAAATCGAGAAAGCGAAAAAGGTGTCCAAGAAGCAGGAATGCCATAGGCGCAATCACCGACTGCTCCTCGTGGATGACGAGGGAACCAGTACCACGACTTCATCAACGCCAAGTAAAAGCCCAACGCAAGCGACACATGAGTTGGTTTACTTCTTAAAGGGGCCCAAGTAA
- the LOC122626743 gene encoding uncharacterized protein LOC122626743, whose product MCIKTCKDIKFGDNSDGGHEGGENIVIRTSKSGYEHFQLQLQLQAKQNKQKHKGFKLPNFKILMCCCYFIIIVLMI is encoded by the coding sequence ATGTGCATAAAAACCTGCAAAGACATCAAATTCGGTGACAATAGCGACGGAGGCCATGAAGGTGGAGAGAATATAGTCATCCGCACATCCAAATCGGGCTACGAGCACTTCCAGcttcaactgcagctgcaagccaagcaaaacaaacaaaagcacaaaGGCTTTAAATTGCCCAACTTTAAGATTCTCATGTGTTGTTGCtacttcatcatcatcgtgtTGATGATATGA